One Tolypothrix bouteillei VB521301 DNA window includes the following coding sequences:
- a CDS encoding N,N-dimethylformamidase beta subunit family domain-containing protein: protein MKKLLKNILLMMLAILVVLQLSVGDRVPMQKVLAADPCTSPANSIVAENCKAGNPASEWDISGIGDSSIQGFATDISVNRGQTVSFKIKTPAPSYRLDIYRMGYYGGQGARKVATVNVPQNQTPSQPNCINNATTGLIDCGNWGVSASWNVPENATSGIYFAKAVRTDTSGASHIVFIVRDDSSTSDLLFQTSDTTWQAYNNYGGNSLYTGSPAGRAYKVSYNRPFNTRIVDNGQDWVFNAEYPMVRWLEANGYDVSYFTGVDSDRFGDLIRNHQVFLSVGHDEYWSAQQRAKVEAARNIGVHLAFFSGNEVFWKTRWENSIDISNAPYRTLVCYKETKANAAIDPEPTTWTGTWRDPRFSPPKDGGRPENALTGTLFTVNDGATTAIQVPAEDGKMRFWRNTSVATLSPGTTATLANSTLGYEWDEDIDNGFRPSGLIWLSTRTVNNAPVLQDYGSTFGSGTATHHLTLYRHSSGALVFGSGTVQWSWGLDINHDRRPSGATPDVRMQQATVNLFADMGVQPGSLQSGLQLATPSFDSTAPTATISSPTASTTVQLNNPIAITGTASDTDGVVGGVEVSVDGGTTWHLANGRANWNYTWTPTTTGTVTIKSRAIDDSGNIQTPATEVAIAVGDRACPCSIWNSSVTPGLITTQDSNAAELGVKFRANQNGYISGIRFYKGPQNTGTHVGTLWSSGGTQLARATFSNETSSGWQQVNFATPVQITANTVYVASYHTSVGKYSKNENFFTNSGVNSSPLYALRNGESGANGVYIYRSTPTFPTNTYQASNYWVDVVFTTNVAPDTTPPTVTASTPGNGTTGVSPSTTITATFSEAIDTATLNSNTFELRNANNTLVPATITYDAGNSTATLTPSSPLATSTTYTATLKGGSTDPRVKDLAGNALAQNYTWSFTTGNASSVTVSIWNNTATPNLITENDPSSVELGVKFRSSQNGFIKGIRFYKGPQNTGTHVGTLWSSNGQQLATATFINETASGWQQVNFGAPVAITANTVYVASYHTNVGFYSQDVGYFANSGVSTPPLSALRNGESGPNGVYTYSSNPAFPTSTYQSANYWVDVIFSTTN from the coding sequence ATGAAGAAGTTGCTCAAAAATATATTACTGATGATGCTCGCAATTTTAGTTGTCTTGCAACTAAGTGTGGGCGATCGCGTGCCAATGCAAAAAGTGCTTGCTGCAGATCCGTGTACTTCACCTGCTAACTCAATTGTTGCTGAAAACTGTAAAGCAGGGAATCCTGCGTCTGAGTGGGATATTAGCGGTATTGGAGATTCAAGCATTCAAGGATTTGCCACTGATATTAGTGTGAACCGAGGGCAAACCGTTTCCTTCAAAATCAAAACCCCTGCTCCAAGTTACCGCCTTGATATCTATCGTATGGGATACTACGGTGGACAAGGTGCTCGTAAAGTAGCAACAGTTAACGTACCGCAAAACCAGACTCCCAGCCAGCCGAACTGCATCAATAACGCAACGACTGGACTTATTGATTGTGGAAATTGGGGCGTGTCGGCATCATGGAATGTTCCAGAAAATGCCACGTCGGGAATTTACTTTGCCAAAGCAGTGCGTACTGATACTAGCGGAGCCAGCCACATAGTCTTTATTGTCCGAGATGACTCCAGTACTTCCGATCTACTTTTTCAAACTTCCGATACAACTTGGCAAGCATATAACAACTACGGTGGCAATAGTCTCTATACAGGTTCGCCTGCGGGTCGAGCTTACAAAGTGAGTTACAACCGCCCTTTTAACACCCGTATAGTTGATAACGGTCAAGATTGGGTATTCAACGCTGAATACCCAATGGTGCGTTGGTTAGAAGCTAACGGATATGATGTAAGCTATTTTACTGGTGTAGATAGCGATCGCTTTGGCGATCTGATCCGCAATCATCAAGTTTTCCTATCGGTAGGTCACGACGAGTATTGGTCTGCTCAACAGCGTGCTAAAGTTGAAGCCGCTCGAAATATAGGTGTTCATTTAGCATTCTTTAGCGGTAATGAAGTTTTTTGGAAAACTCGTTGGGAAAACAGCATTGATATTTCAAACGCACCCTACCGCACCTTAGTTTGTTATAAGGAGACCAAAGCAAATGCGGCGATCGATCCAGAACCAACAACTTGGACTGGAACTTGGCGCGACCCCCGCTTTAGCCCACCCAAAGATGGCGGTCGTCCGGAAAATGCCTTAACGGGTACGCTTTTTACTGTCAACGATGGGGCAACTACAGCTATACAAGTACCAGCGGAAGATGGCAAAATGCGCTTCTGGCGCAATACTAGTGTTGCAACTCTTTCTCCAGGAACAACTGCCACACTTGCCAATAGCACGCTGGGTTACGAATGGGATGAAGATATAGACAACGGCTTTCGACCCTCAGGCTTGATTTGGTTGTCCACAAGGACTGTTAACAATGCCCCTGTTCTTCAAGATTACGGGTCTACTTTTGGGTCTGGTACAGCTACCCACCATTTAACACTGTACAGACACAGTAGTGGTGCTTTAGTGTTTGGTTCCGGAACCGTACAATGGTCATGGGGTTTGGATATCAATCACGATCGCAGACCATCAGGTGCAACCCCAGATGTGCGTATGCAACAAGCAACTGTTAACTTGTTTGCGGATATGGGTGTACAACCGGGCTCTCTCCAATCTGGTTTGCAATTAGCAACTCCCTCTTTTGACTCCACTGCTCCCACTGCAACAATATCTTCACCAACTGCCAGTACAACAGTGCAGCTCAATAATCCTATAGCTATTACAGGTACAGCAAGCGATACAGATGGCGTTGTTGGTGGTGTTGAGGTATCAGTTGATGGTGGAACAACATGGCATCTAGCTAACGGTCGTGCTAACTGGAACTACACTTGGACACCCACAACGACTGGGACAGTCACTATCAAAAGCCGTGCGATTGATGATAGCGGCAATATCCAAACACCTGCAACGGAAGTAGCCATTGCAGTTGGCGATCGCGCCTGTCCGTGCAGTATCTGGAACAGTTCCGTGACTCCCGGATTGATAACAACTCAAGACTCAAATGCAGCAGAACTGGGTGTGAAATTCCGTGCCAACCAGAATGGCTACATCAGTGGCATTCGTTTTTATAAAGGACCGCAAAACACGGGAACCCACGTTGGTACTTTGTGGAGCAGCGGAGGAACGCAATTAGCGAGGGCGACATTCAGTAACGAGACATCTTCAGGCTGGCAGCAAGTTAATTTTGCGACTCCAGTACAGATTACTGCCAATACTGTTTACGTAGCGTCCTACCACACGAGTGTTGGTAAGTACTCCAAGAACGAAAATTTCTTTACCAATTCGGGTGTGAACAGTTCGCCCTTGTATGCACTTCGTAATGGTGAAAGTGGTGCCAATGGTGTGTATATTTATCGCTCTACCCCTACCTTCCCCACCAACACTTACCAAGCCAGTAACTATTGGGTAGACGTAGTCTTTACTACCAATGTTGCGCCAGACACTACCCCACCAACAGTAACAGCCAGCACTCCTGGTAATGGTACAACTGGTGTCAGCCCCAGTACAACCATCACCGCTACCTTTAGCGAAGCGATAGATACAGCTACACTTAACAGCAACACCTTTGAGTTACGCAACGCCAACAACACACTTGTACCTGCCACCATCACCTATGATGCGGGCAATAGCACTGCTACACTCACACCAAGCAGTCCCCTTGCAACTTCCACAACCTATACTGCTACACTCAAAGGCGGTAGCACCGATCCAAGAGTAAAAGACTTAGCAGGCAATGCCCTAGCACAAAACTACACTTGGTCGTTTACTACAGGCAACGCATCATCAGTAACAGTTAGCATTTGGAATAACACAGCAACTCCTAACCTTATTACAGAAAATGACCCGAGTTCAGTGGAACTCGGTGTGAAGTTCCGCTCAAGTCAGAACGGTTTCATCAAAGGCATTCGTTTTTACAAAGGACCGCAAAATACAGGAACTCACGTTGGTACCCTATGGAGCAGCAACGGTCAGCAGTTAGCAACGGCAACCTTTATTAACGAAACTGCCTCGGGTTGGCAGCAAGTCAACTTTGGGGCTCCGGTCGCAATTACTGCTAATACTGTGTATGTCGCTTCCTACCACACCAATGTCGGTTTCTATTCCCAAGACGTAGGATATTTTGCTAACTCTGGTGTAAGTACTCCA
- a CDS encoding DUF4082 domain-containing protein yields the protein MRQYLRYLSLFCCSLLLVLFFGQVNGYTLAQKVSPEDATSVTAIAFSQDGKNVAAGFRDGRVLVFDPETGKEKKALPGHLNTPVTGVAFNPLSNNLASVGRDSVARVWKPDTGEQTNLLQAHENPPRTIAASQDGRIWVTGAEDTRVDVWDIQTGKLQQIFEGHTGFVNSVAVSPDGKTVASGSDDTTIILWNLETGKKRKVLLGHTNGVTSVAFSPNGTLLASASNDGTVRLWDVNSGTVDRVLRGPTKRIRTVAFNLSGTVVAGGGDENNIFLWSLPSGTPLGTLRGNKSIAGIAFNPVDSDTLVSGDNAGEIVLWDTLRGQQKKIIQVPPKGQGQKNQQKIQKIQKSQALINSDRLSSLNKTLLASVPSPPGGPILIVTSGSNPFGNYYAEILRTEGLNSFNVSDISAVSATTLANYDVVILTDLSLSSQQVTIFTNWVNGGGNLIAMRPDKQLASLLGLTDTGSTLSNGYLLADTSKPAANGIINQTIQFHGTADRYTLNGATGIATLYTNATTATTNPAVSLRSVGSNGGQAAAFTYDLARSVVYTRQGNPAWAGQERDGFSPIRSDDLFFGDSQPDWVDLNKVAIPQADEQQRLLANLIITMNLSKKPLPRFWYFPNGKKAVVLMTGDDHGNGGTGPRFDQFNASSPAGCSVDNWECIRGTSYVYPTPGMPLTNTQAAAYDAQGFEISLHVNTNCSDFTPASLQTFYTQQLNDFANKYPSLPAPSTQRHHCLVWSDWSSTPEVELNKGIRLNTTYYYWPPSWILDRPGFFTGSGMPMRLAKQDGTTIDVYEANTQMTDESGQSYPYTIDTLLDRALGSEGYYGVFNVNAHTDTANSSISDAVVNSAKTRSVPVVSAQQLLTWLDARGNSSFGSLVWNNGTLNFTITKGTGANGLQAMLPNQVGGAPLSSITRNGTPVNFTTETIKGIVYARFAGETGSYVATYAADTVPPTVTSTSPNNNAINVAIGTNVTATFSEAIAPTTINTNTFELRNSANALVSATVTYNEANRTATLIPTTSLAANTTYTATLKGGTTDPRIKDLAGNALATSYTWSFTTGSLPCPSEQPCSIWNNSATPSNPSEADSSAIEIGVKFRSDFNGYITGIRFYKGSGNTGTHVGTLWSSTGQQLARATFSNETSSGWQQVNFSTPVAITANTVYVASYHTNVGRYAADKNFFASSGVDNPPLYALRNGVSGANGLYSYGSNPIFPTSSYQSSNYWVDVVFATNITPDTTPPTVTGSTPVNGTTGVNPSTSVTATFSEPIDIATINTNTFELRNASNTLIPASVTYDAGTRTATLTPTSPLATSTTYTATLRGGSTDPRVKDVSGNALAQNYTWSFTTSNTSFVTIWSNSATPSTVNTNDSSAVELGVKFRSSQNGYIKGLRFYKGSQNTGTHVGTLWSNSGQQLGRATFANETASGWQEVYFTTPVAIAANTVYVASYHTNVGFYSKNENYFTNSGVSNSPLYALRNGESGSNGIYRYSATPVFPTSTYQSSNYWVDVIFSTTP from the coding sequence ATGCGCCAATATTTAAGATACTTATCTCTTTTTTGCTGTAGCTTGTTACTAGTACTCTTCTTTGGTCAGGTCAATGGCTATACCTTAGCCCAGAAAGTATCGCCAGAGGATGCTACTAGCGTAACTGCGATCGCTTTTAGTCAAGATGGGAAAAACGTAGCAGCTGGGTTTAGGGATGGGCGAGTCTTAGTGTTCGATCCAGAGACTGGAAAAGAAAAAAAAGCCTTGCCAGGACACCTAAATACTCCCGTCACCGGAGTGGCTTTTAATCCACTCAGCAACAATCTAGCTAGTGTGGGGAGGGACAGTGTAGCCCGAGTCTGGAAGCCAGACACTGGAGAACAAACCAATCTTCTCCAAGCACACGAAAACCCACCCAGAACGATTGCCGCCAGTCAGGATGGGAGGATTTGGGTCACTGGAGCCGAGGATACCCGAGTCGATGTCTGGGATATCCAAACTGGCAAACTACAGCAAATTTTTGAAGGTCATACAGGCTTTGTCAACAGTGTTGCCGTAAGTCCCGATGGAAAGACTGTGGCAAGTGGAAGTGATGACACCACAATTATCTTGTGGAACCTAGAAACTGGAAAGAAACGTAAAGTTCTACTCGGTCATACGAATGGAGTCACTTCCGTTGCTTTCAGCCCAAATGGAACACTTTTGGCTAGTGCTAGCAACGATGGTACTGTTCGTCTTTGGGATGTGAATAGCGGTACTGTGGATCGGGTTCTTAGAGGTCCTACTAAACGTATTAGGACAGTAGCTTTTAATTTAAGTGGCACCGTTGTAGCAGGTGGAGGTGATGAAAATAACATTTTCTTGTGGAGTCTACCAAGCGGTACGCCACTTGGCACACTTCGGGGGAATAAGTCGATCGCTGGAATTGCTTTTAATCCCGTAGATAGCGATACCTTAGTGAGTGGAGATAATGCAGGTGAGATCGTTCTGTGGGACACCCTCAGAGGTCAACAGAAAAAAATCATTCAAGTACCGCCTAAAGGTCAGGGACAGAAAAATCAACAAAAAATTCAAAAAATTCAAAAATCTCAAGCTTTAATCAATTCAGATCGTCTAAGTTCGTTAAACAAAACACTTCTTGCATCCGTACCTTCACCTCCAGGTGGGCCAATCCTTATTGTTACGAGTGGGTCTAATCCCTTTGGAAACTACTACGCTGAAATTCTACGAACTGAAGGGCTCAACTCGTTCAATGTCAGCGATATTTCAGCAGTGTCAGCAACGACGCTTGCAAACTATGATGTTGTCATCCTTACCGACCTTAGTCTTTCATCCCAACAAGTAACAATCTTTACTAATTGGGTGAATGGTGGTGGCAATCTCATCGCGATGCGTCCTGACAAACAGCTCGCGAGTTTGCTCGGGCTGACAGATACGGGTAGTACCCTCTCAAACGGCTATTTGCTAGCAGATACTTCAAAGCCCGCAGCTAATGGAATTATCAACCAGACTATCCAGTTCCATGGAACCGCCGATCGCTATACTTTAAATGGTGCTACAGGTATTGCCACGCTTTACACAAATGCGACCACAGCAACCACAAATCCTGCTGTCTCATTACGCAGTGTCGGAAGCAATGGCGGACAAGCAGCTGCATTCACCTACGACTTAGCACGTTCAGTCGTCTACACGCGCCAGGGAAATCCTGCATGGGCAGGACAAGAACGGGATGGATTTTCTCCCATTCGATCCGACGATCTGTTTTTTGGTGATTCTCAGCCAGATTGGGTTGACCTTAACAAAGTTGCAATACCCCAAGCAGATGAGCAACAGCGCTTACTGGCAAACCTCATCATCACAATGAATCTTTCTAAAAAACCGTTACCGCGCTTCTGGTATTTCCCAAATGGGAAAAAAGCGGTTGTGCTGATGACAGGGGACGATCATGGCAATGGGGGAACTGGGCCGCGCTTCGACCAATTCAATGCTAGCAGTCCAGCTGGTTGTTCGGTTGACAATTGGGAGTGCATTCGGGGGACTTCATATGTCTATCCCACTCCTGGTATGCCCTTAACAAACACTCAAGCAGCTGCTTATGATGCTCAAGGGTTTGAAATTTCATTACACGTTAATACCAATTGCAGTGACTTTACACCTGCATCTCTTCAAACTTTTTACACGCAGCAATTAAATGATTTTGCTAACAAGTACCCAAGTCTACCAGCACCATCAACCCAAAGACATCACTGCTTGGTTTGGAGTGATTGGTCTAGCACACCAGAAGTAGAACTCAATAAAGGAATACGACTGAACACCACTTATTACTACTGGCCGCCCTCTTGGATTCTCGATCGTCCCGGCTTCTTTACTGGTAGCGGTATGCCCATGCGTTTAGCTAAACAAGATGGGACAACGATTGATGTTTATGAAGCAAATACTCAAATGACTGATGAATCCGGACAGTCATACCCCTACACCATCGATACTCTATTGGATCGAGCGTTAGGGTCAGAGGGATATTACGGTGTTTTCAATGTCAATGCCCATACTGATACTGCAAACTCGTCAATCTCGGATGCAGTTGTTAATTCTGCCAAAACTCGCAGCGTACCCGTTGTTTCCGCTCAGCAGTTATTGACTTGGTTAGATGCTCGCGGTAACTCCTCCTTTGGTTCATTGGTATGGAACAACGGCACTTTGAACTTTACTATTACCAAAGGAACGGGTGCTAATGGTTTACAGGCAATGTTACCCAATCAAGTTGGCGGTGCGCCCCTCAGCTCGATTACACGTAATGGGACTCCCGTTAACTTTACTACGGAAACCATTAAAGGAATTGTGTACGCAAGGTTTGCAGGCGAGACAGGTTCATATGTCGCTACATACGCTGCCGATACTGTTCCTCCAACAGTGACTTCAACATCCCCTAACAACAATGCAATAAATGTAGCAATTGGAACAAACGTTACAGCTACTTTTAGCGAAGCGATCGCACCAACAACCATTAACACAAATACTTTTGAATTGCGTAACTCGGCAAACGCCCTAGTAAGTGCAACTGTCACTTACAACGAAGCAAATCGTACTGCAACGCTAATACCAACAACCTCCTTAGCTGCAAATACAACCTATACAGCCACTCTTAAAGGCGGAACAACAGATCCGCGTATTAAGGATTTGGCAGGCAACGCCTTGGCTACTAGCTACACATGGTCATTTACTACAGGAAGTTTACCCTGTCCTTCCGAACAACCCTGTAGCATCTGGAATAATTCAGCGACACCAAGTAATCCATCAGAAGCAGATTCCAGTGCTATTGAAATAGGTGTCAAATTCCGCTCAGATTTCAATGGATATATAACTGGTATTCGCTTCTACAAGGGTAGCGGCAACACGGGAACTCACGTCGGCACTCTCTGGAGCAGCACCGGGCAACAACTGGCAAGAGCAACATTCAGCAACGAGACATCTTCAGGTTGGCAACAAGTTAACTTTTCTACTCCAGTTGCGATTACAGCCAACACCGTCTATGTAGCGTCCTACCACACTAACGTTGGTAGATATGCAGCCGATAAAAATTTCTTTGCGAGTTCTGGAGTCGATAATCCACCATTATATGCTTTGCGTAATGGGGTAAGTGGAGCCAATGGTTTATACAGCTATGGTTCCAATCCTATTTTCCCGACTAGCTCCTATCAATCTAGTAACTATTGGGTAGATGTGGTATTTGCCACTAATATTACTCCCGACACAACCCCACCAACAGTGACTGGAAGCACTCCTGTAAACGGTACAACTGGTGTCAATCCCAGTACAAGTGTCACCGCCACCTTTAGCGAACCAATAGATATAGCCACAATTAACACCAACACTTTTGAATTACGCAATGCTAGCAACACACTCATACCCGCTAGCGTCACCTATGATGCTGGAACTCGTACTGCAACCCTAACACCAACTAGCCCGCTCGCTACTTCTACGACTTACACTGCTACGCTTAGAGGTGGTAGCACCGACCCCAGAGTCAAAGATGTATCGGGAAATGCTTTGGCACAAAATTACACTTGGTCGTTTACTACAAGCAATACATCATTTGTAACTATCTGGAGTAATTCAGCAACTCCAAGTACAGTCAATACAAATGACTCGAGTGCAGTGGAACTGGGTGTGAAATTCCGCTCCAGCCAGAACGGTTACATTAAGGGTCTTCGTTTTTACAAAGGTTCGCAAAATACCGGAACTCACGTTGGTACCCTATGGAGCAATAGCGGACAACAGTTAGGAAGGGCAACTTTTGCTAACGAAACTGCTTCCGGTTGGCAGGAAGTCTACTTTACAACTCCTGTCGCGATCGCAGCCAATACTGTTTACGTAGCTTCTTACCACACCAATGTCGGTTTTTACTCTAAAAATGAAAATTACTTTACCAATTCTGGTGTCAGTAATTCCCCATTGTATGCACTCCGCAACGGAGAAAGTGGATCTAACGGTATCTACAGATACAGCGCTACCCCTGTATTCCCCACCTCTACTTATCAATCATCTAATTATTGGGTAGATGTCATATTTAGCACAACACCGTAG
- a CDS encoding WcaF family extracellular polysaccharide biosynthesis acetyltransferase encodes MRLDRYSLGSYTPGASYWKQILWYFLGSPLVESRALPFSAIKVWVLRSFGAQIGQGVRLKPGVRIKFPWRLTVGDFVWIGEDAWIDNLAHVTIESHVCLSQGVYLCTGNHNWNHPNFKLITAPIHIQEGSWIAAKSTIGPGVTVGTGSVLTLGGVAGRSLEPMTVYAGNPAQPIKQRKPESPSLNRFHQT; translated from the coding sequence ATGCGTTTAGATCGATATTCCCTTGGTAGTTATACCCCTGGTGCTTCTTACTGGAAACAAATTTTATGGTATTTTCTAGGTTCGCCTTTAGTAGAAAGCCGTGCGCTCCCTTTTTCTGCAATAAAAGTTTGGGTGCTGCGCTCTTTTGGAGCACAAATCGGTCAAGGCGTTCGCTTAAAACCAGGAGTACGGATAAAGTTTCCTTGGCGTTTGACTGTTGGTGATTTTGTTTGGATTGGGGAAGACGCTTGGATTGATAACTTAGCTCATGTCACTATTGAAAGCCACGTTTGCCTTTCTCAAGGTGTTTACCTTTGTACCGGGAATCATAACTGGAACCATCCAAATTTTAAACTGATAACAGCTCCCATCCACATTCAAGAAGGTAGTTGGATTGCAGCAAAGTCAACGATTGGACCTGGAGTGACTGTTGGAACGGGAAGCGTATTGACTCTTGGTGGGGTGGCTGGGCGTTCTTTAGAACCAATGACAGTTTACGCAGGCAACCCCGCTCAACCGATCAAGCAAAGAAAGCCAGAAAGCCCAAGCTTAAACAGGTTTCATCAAACTTGA